From the Pseudomonas baltica genome, one window contains:
- a CDS encoding exonuclease SbcCD subunit D C-terminal domain-containing protein, with product MRLFHTSDWHLGQSLHGQDRDFEHGCFLDWLLGQLKHRQPDVLLIAGDIFDTVNPPVKAQERLYDFIVAAHEQQPQLTMVMIAGNHDSGSRIELPAPLMRRLRTHALGRVLWLDDGQLDAERLLLPLPDASGKVAAWCLALPFLRPAEVTGLHLGDDYLKGIAHVHESLIKAANARREPDQALIAISHAHMAGGSVSLESERSLIIGNAEALPASLFDASIAYVALGHLHKPQQVNGESRIRYSGSPIPLSFSEIAYKHQILQIECQDDQLVSVEALPIPRAVALMRVGPLPLAELIKRLSELPDLDLLADPERQPWLEARVILDEPQPDLRHQIETALQNKAVRLVRIAAEYAGRGRQEDDDGPLIELGQLSPVELFSRAWQDSYGSAADDQALSDFALLLQDVQLESEA from the coding sequence ATGCGACTGTTCCACACCTCCGACTGGCACCTGGGTCAAAGCCTCCACGGCCAGGACCGCGACTTCGAACACGGCTGCTTTCTCGATTGGCTGCTTGGCCAGCTCAAGCACCGCCAGCCCGACGTACTGCTGATTGCCGGCGATATCTTCGACACCGTCAACCCGCCGGTCAAAGCCCAGGAGCGGCTCTACGACTTCATCGTCGCCGCCCACGAGCAGCAACCGCAGCTGACCATGGTAATGATCGCCGGCAACCACGATTCCGGCTCGCGCATCGAGCTGCCCGCCCCGCTGATGCGCCGCTTGCGCACTCACGCCTTGGGCCGCGTGCTGTGGCTGGACGACGGTCAGCTCGACGCCGAGCGTCTGCTGTTGCCGCTGCCCGATGCCAGCGGCAAGGTCGCCGCCTGGTGCCTGGCCCTGCCGTTCCTGCGCCCGGCGGAAGTCACCGGCCTGCATTTGGGCGACGACTACCTGAAGGGCATTGCCCATGTGCACGAATCCCTGATCAAAGCCGCCAATGCTCGCCGCGAGCCCGACCAGGCGCTGATTGCCATCAGCCACGCGCACATGGCCGGCGGCAGCGTGTCGCTGGAATCCGAGCGCAGCCTGATCATCGGTAACGCCGAAGCCCTGCCTGCCAGCCTGTTCGACGCTAGCATCGCCTACGTCGCCCTCGGCCACTTGCACAAGCCCCAGCAGGTCAACGGTGAATCGCGGATCCGCTACAGCGGCTCGCCGATCCCATTGTCATTCTCCGAGATCGCCTACAAGCACCAGATCCTGCAGATCGAATGCCAGGACGATCAACTGGTAAGCGTCGAAGCGCTGCCCATTCCCCGCGCGGTGGCCCTGATGCGCGTCGGTCCCTTACCTTTGGCCGAGCTGATTAAGCGTTTGAGCGAGTTACCCGATCTCGACCTGCTCGCCGACCCCGAGCGCCAGCCATGGCTCGAAGCGCGGGTGATCCTCGACGAACCGCAACCGGACCTGCGCCACCAGATCGAAACCGCCCTGCAGAACAAAGCCGTGCGCCTGGTGCGCATCGCCGCCGAATACGCCGGCCGCGGCCGCCAGGAGGATGACGACGGCCCGCTGATCGAGCTCGGCCAGCTGAGCCCGGTAGAACTGTTCAGCCGCGCCTGGCAGGACAGCTACGGCAGCGCCGCCGATGATCAGGCCCTGAGCGATTTCGCCCTGCTGTTGCAGGACGTGCAACTGGAGAGCGAAGCATGA
- a CDS encoding DUF4381 domain-containing protein, which produces MSALDQLQPLMLPPAVSAWPLAPGWWALPVFVGVLAWGLWRARGRWQRAPEPERSELPLDPVRLEALAQLAVMPRPYSAPAGEWLQQLNALLKRLCRNHYPNANSHTLNGREWLAFLDNRCPAAGLTRWMILVEGVYKPECKLDDKAINGLYQSIDTWIRKHV; this is translated from the coding sequence GTGAGCGCCCTCGACCAACTGCAGCCCTTGATGCTGCCGCCGGCCGTCAGCGCCTGGCCGCTGGCGCCCGGCTGGTGGGCGCTGCCGGTCTTCGTGGGCGTGCTGGCCTGGGGTCTGTGGCGCGCGCGCGGGCGCTGGCAACGCGCGCCCGAACCCGAGCGCAGCGAACTCCCTCTCGACCCGGTACGCCTCGAAGCCCTGGCCCAGCTCGCCGTCATGCCGCGGCCCTACAGCGCCCCGGCCGGGGAGTGGCTGCAACAGCTCAACGCCCTGCTCAAGCGCCTGTGCCGCAACCATTACCCCAACGCCAACAGCCATACGCTCAACGGCCGCGAGTGGCTGGCGTTCCTCGACAACCGCTGCCCGGCAGCCGGCCTCACGCGCTGGATGATTCTGGTCGAGGGCGTCTACAAGCCTGAATGCAAACTGGACGACAAGGCCATCAATGGCCTGTATCAGTCGATCGACACCTGGATTCGCAAGCATGTTTGA
- a CDS encoding VWA domain-containing protein, which translates to MSEPWPFWFRPLWLLVLPLALWLLWRLWHRPRRSGRWQAILPPAFHAVLLGGGSGRTSKLPWALLALAWLLAIGALLGPSWQRVEQTTQKPADPLVVLFELTPEMLAADVSPNRLEVARRKLLDLLESRGQAQTAIIVYAGSAHVLVPLSDDLITSRNLLDALIPSIMPEPGQRADLAVDRALALLKQAGLGQGRLLLIASSLSDQERDGLHRRLGRNTPPLLMIGIGTSEGAPVTEENGELLKDALGGIALPRLDSASLDHFIDSLGGHYRQARVDSLDLRELGLLDAPHSRQNLQSTLQLDTWEDQGYWLLLPLLFLAACAGRRGWLFCLPLLLCLPQPSYAFDFSDLWWRADQRGQQLLEAQRPAAAAQQFEDTRWQGVALYEAGDYAGALERFAKDDTAAGHYNRGNALAHSGDLAAALDAYDQALERQPDLQPALKNRLLVQRLLKARQARELAEAQAQKAREQAAHGNPSTPPDAGAGEGASSAATADSSASNRNAAGADDGAAAPNSPPAASSAPPATAPSNPNSGALAPNRPATPPTKNAPPDSRQLADATEPAPKAPAAPPDQDLNGEQRQALEQWLRQIPDHPSELLRRKFWYEQQQRQDNPQ; encoded by the coding sequence ATGAGCGAGCCATGGCCGTTCTGGTTTCGTCCGCTATGGCTGCTGGTGTTGCCGCTGGCGCTGTGGCTGCTCTGGCGCCTGTGGCATCGACCGCGGCGCAGCGGGCGCTGGCAGGCGATTCTGCCGCCGGCCTTCCATGCGGTATTGCTCGGCGGCGGCAGCGGGCGCACCAGCAAACTGCCATGGGCGCTGTTGGCCCTGGCCTGGCTGCTGGCAATCGGTGCACTGCTGGGCCCCAGCTGGCAACGGGTCGAACAGACCACGCAAAAACCAGCCGACCCGCTGGTGGTGCTGTTCGAGCTGACCCCGGAAATGCTCGCCGCCGACGTCAGCCCCAACCGCCTCGAAGTCGCCCGCCGCAAGCTGCTCGACCTGCTCGAAAGCCGTGGCCAGGCGCAGACCGCGATCATCGTCTACGCCGGCAGTGCCCACGTGCTGGTGCCGCTGTCCGACGACCTGATCACCAGCCGCAACCTGCTCGACGCGTTGATCCCCTCGATCATGCCCGAGCCCGGCCAGCGCGCCGATCTGGCCGTGGATCGTGCCTTGGCGCTGCTCAAGCAGGCCGGGCTGGGCCAGGGCCGGCTGCTGCTGATCGCCTCCTCGCTGAGCGATCAGGAGCGCGACGGCCTGCACCGCCGCCTGGGCCGCAACACCCCGCCGCTGTTGATGATCGGTATCGGCACCTCGGAGGGCGCGCCCGTCACCGAGGAAAACGGCGAGCTGCTCAAGGATGCCTTGGGTGGCATCGCCCTGCCGCGCCTCGACAGCGCCAGCCTCGACCACTTCATCGACTCCCTGGGTGGCCATTATCGCCAGGCCCGGGTCGACAGCCTCGACCTGCGCGAACTGGGCCTGCTCGATGCGCCCCACAGCCGGCAGAATCTGCAAAGCACCCTGCAACTCGACACTTGGGAAGACCAGGGCTACTGGCTGCTGTTGCCGCTGCTGTTCCTCGCTGCCTGCGCCGGAAGACGCGGCTGGTTGTTCTGCCTGCCGTTACTGTTGTGTCTGCCACAGCCCAGCTACGCCTTCGACTTCAGCGACCTGTGGTGGCGCGCCGATCAGCGCGGCCAGCAACTGCTCGAAGCGCAACGCCCGGCCGCCGCCGCGCAGCAGTTCGAAGATACCCGCTGGCAAGGCGTGGCACTTTACGAGGCCGGCGATTACGCCGGGGCCCTGGAACGCTTCGCCAAAGACGACACCGCGGCCGGTCACTACAACCGCGGCAACGCCCTGGCCCACAGCGGCGACCTGGCGGCGGCGCTGGATGCCTATGATCAAGCCCTGGAACGTCAGCCCGACCTGCAACCGGCGCTGAAAAACCGCCTGCTGGTGCAGCGCCTGCTCAAGGCTCGCCAGGCCCGCGAGCTGGCCGAAGCGCAGGCACAAAAAGCTCGCGAACAGGCCGCCCACGGCAACCCGTCGACGCCTCCCGATGCCGGTGCCGGCGAAGGCGCCAGCAGCGCGGCCACTGCCGATAGCAGCGCCAGCAATCGCAATGCCGCGGGCGCCGATGACGGCGCGGCGGCTCCGAACAGCCCGCCCGCCGCCAGCAGCGCCCCGCCCGCCACGGCACCGAGCAATCCGAACAGCGGCGCTCTGGCCCCCAATCGCCCGGCAACGCCACCGACCAAAAACGCGCCTCCCGACAGCAGACAATTGGCGGACGCCACGGAACCAGCGCCCAAGGCCCCCGCCGCGCCGCCCGATCAGGACCTCAATGGCGAACAACGCCAGGCCCTGGAACAATGGTTGCGACAAATCCCCGACCACCCCTCAGAATTGCTTCGCAGAAAATTCTGGTACGAACAGCAACAGCGTCAGGACAACCCCCAATGA
- a CDS encoding BatD family protein, which translates to MSRISALLSIVILALLASVSQAATLVASVDRTRLAVGETFELTLASDDFTQFGKPDLSALQADFEVRDTRQINHLTGLNGDAPATTRWIITLVAQRAGNLSIPSLQLGDAHSQSITLTVLAADAPGKQNAAPIFIDASLDQDQVYVQAQALLTLRVYHSVALYDDSSLTPLQIPDARIESLGPPRTYEKLINGVRHGVIEWRFAIYPQRSGELLIPALVFSATPAQMNAADDPASAQPGKLAHVSSAQMPLEVKAKPAAYPADAPWLPARSLALEESWSPEPEQSQVGDSLTRTVTIKADGLASAQLPPLPGAELKGLRRYPDQPQLSNTNSERGLIGSREERTALVPTRSGEIDLPAIDVLWWNTREDHLEHSSLPARSLQVSDSPSLAVDTPAGDTAAQSATASALWPWKLATLLLTCTTALGFGLWWRARSQPAIQRVAQTGPSPRTLLDDLKRASLANDPQATRQALDAWARQQPETLADMAARFVPLSNALDGLNGALYSEAGQFWQGEALWRAIGTIPASERRQTPGGDPGLPPLYPK; encoded by the coding sequence ATGAGCCGCATCAGCGCCTTGCTCTCGATCGTCATCCTTGCCCTGCTGGCCAGCGTCAGCCAGGCCGCGACCCTGGTGGCCAGCGTCGATCGCACCCGCCTGGCCGTCGGTGAGACCTTCGAGCTGACCCTTGCTTCAGACGACTTCACCCAGTTCGGCAAACCCGACCTCTCTGCCCTGCAGGCCGACTTCGAAGTGCGCGACACGCGGCAGATCAACCACTTGACCGGCCTCAATGGCGACGCCCCGGCCACCACCCGCTGGATCATCACCCTGGTGGCGCAGCGCGCTGGCAACCTGAGCATCCCGTCGCTGCAATTGGGTGACGCCCACAGCCAGAGCATCACCCTCACCGTGCTGGCGGCCGATGCGCCCGGCAAACAGAACGCGGCGCCGATCTTCATCGACGCCAGCCTCGACCAAGACCAGGTCTACGTCCAGGCGCAAGCACTCTTGACCCTGCGCGTTTACCACTCCGTGGCGCTGTATGACGACAGCAGCCTCACCCCGTTGCAGATCCCCGACGCGCGCATCGAGTCGCTGGGCCCGCCGCGCACCTATGAAAAACTCATCAATGGCGTGCGCCATGGCGTGATCGAATGGCGCTTCGCAATCTACCCGCAGCGCAGCGGCGAACTGTTGATTCCAGCGTTGGTGTTCAGCGCCACCCCGGCGCAAATGAATGCCGCCGACGACCCTGCCAGTGCTCAGCCGGGCAAGCTGGCCCACGTCAGCTCGGCGCAGATGCCGCTGGAAGTCAAAGCCAAACCGGCGGCCTACCCGGCCGATGCGCCTTGGCTGCCGGCGCGCAGCCTGGCGCTGGAAGAAAGCTGGAGTCCGGAACCTGAGCAGAGCCAGGTCGGCGACTCCCTGACCCGAACCGTCACGATCAAGGCCGATGGCCTGGCCAGTGCGCAGTTGCCACCGCTGCCCGGCGCCGAGCTCAAAGGCCTGCGCCGCTACCCCGACCAGCCGCAACTGAGCAACACCAACAGCGAGCGCGGCCTGATCGGCAGCCGTGAAGAACGCACCGCACTGGTTCCGACCCGCAGCGGCGAAATCGACCTGCCAGCCATCGATGTGCTCTGGTGGAACACCCGCGAAGATCACCTCGAACACAGCAGCCTGCCCGCGCGCAGCCTGCAGGTCAGCGACAGCCCGAGCCTGGCCGTCGACACCCCGGCCGGTGACACCGCCGCGCAAAGCGCCACCGCCAGCGCCTTGTGGCCGTGGAAGCTGGCCACCTTGCTGCTGACCTGCACCACCGCGCTGGGCTTCGGCCTGTGGTGGCGCGCTCGCTCGCAACCGGCGATCCAGCGCGTCGCGCAAACCGGCCCGAGCCCGCGTACACTGCTCGACGATCTCAAGCGCGCCAGCCTGGCCAACGATCCACAGGCCACGCGCCAGGCGCTGGACGCCTGGGCCCGCCAGCAGCCAGAAACCCTGGCCGACATGGCCGCCCGCTTCGTGCCGCTGTCCAATGCCCTGGACGGTCTCAACGGCGCGCTGTACAGCGAGGCCGGGCAGTTCTGGCAAGGCGAGGCGCTGTGGCGCGCCATTGGCACCATCCCGGCCAGCGAACGGCGGCAGACGCCAGGCGGCGACCCCGGCCTGCCGCCGCTCTACCCCAAATAG
- a CDS encoding VWA domain-containing protein — protein MFDLAWPWIFILLPLPWLMRILLPVADSGEPVLKVGFLDELEGLAGRRARINLPAWRQQLPYILLWLLLLCAAARPQWLGAPLPIAASGRDLLVAVDVSGSMDYPDMQWQGEDVSRLTLVKNLLGDFLENRTGDRVGLILFGSRAYLQAPLTFDRRTVHTWLDDAQVGIAGKNTAIGDAIGLALKRLRQRPTQSRVLVLVTDGANNAGEIHPLTAARLAALEHVRIYTIGIGADPDQESAIGLPGVNPSLDLDEPTLKQIASLTNGSYFRARDGAELQRIGASLDLLEPVAQQPTEARPAQALYSWPLAAALLLSMLLILREHWPDNPLQRLLAKRRFLPVATPHWRERLDRLRLRRHK, from the coding sequence ATGTTTGATCTCGCCTGGCCGTGGATCTTCATCCTCCTGCCACTGCCGTGGCTGATGCGCATCCTGCTGCCCGTGGCCGACAGCGGCGAGCCGGTGCTCAAGGTCGGTTTCCTCGACGAACTCGAAGGCCTGGCCGGGCGCCGCGCACGCATCAACCTGCCCGCCTGGCGCCAGCAACTGCCCTACATCCTCCTCTGGCTGTTGCTGCTGTGCGCCGCCGCGCGCCCGCAATGGCTCGGCGCGCCGTTGCCGATCGCCGCCAGCGGCCGCGACCTGCTGGTGGCGGTGGACGTGTCCGGCTCCATGGATTACCCCGACATGCAATGGCAAGGCGAAGACGTCAGCCGCCTGACCCTGGTGAAAAACCTGCTGGGCGACTTTCTGGAGAACCGCACCGGCGATCGCGTCGGCCTGATCCTGTTCGGCAGCCGCGCCTACCTGCAAGCACCGCTGACCTTCGACCGGCGTACCGTGCACACCTGGCTCGACGATGCCCAAGTCGGTATCGCCGGCAAGAACACCGCCATCGGCGATGCCATCGGCCTGGCCCTCAAACGCCTGCGCCAACGTCCCACCCAAAGCCGCGTGCTGGTGCTGGTCACCGACGGCGCCAACAACGCCGGCGAGATTCATCCACTGACTGCGGCGCGCCTGGCGGCACTGGAACACGTGCGCATCTACACCATCGGCATCGGCGCCGACCCCGATCAGGAAAGCGCCATCGGCCTGCCCGGCGTCAATCCGAGCCTGGACCTCGACGAACCGACCCTCAAGCAGATCGCCAGCCTCACCAATGGCAGCTATTTCCGCGCCCGCGACGGCGCCGAACTGCAACGCATCGGTGCCAGCCTCGACCTGCTTGAACCCGTGGCCCAGCAGCCCACCGAAGCGCGCCCGGCGCAGGCGTTGTACAGCTGGCCACTGGCGGCCGCGTTGCTGCTGAGCATGCTGCTGATACTGCGCGAGCACTGGCCGGACAACCCCTTGCAACGGCTGCTGGCCAAGCGGCGCTTTTTGCCGGTGGCCACCCCGCACTGGCGCGAACGCCTCGATCGGCTGCGCCTGCGGAGGCACAAATGA